In uncultured Cohaesibacter sp., a genomic segment contains:
- a CDS encoding TRAP transporter substrate-binding protein, translating into MKSAFRALLAAGALVAAVQAHAETNWDMSVVWPQGNFHTQDAIKFAETVKDVTGGEVVITVHAGGSLGIKGPEGMAAVRDGLVPIADILMSQQVGEAPILGVETLPYLAPTMADLALLHKYFRPKIEEVAASMNQKLLYMVPWPGQAVYTKNPVKTIGDLAGVKLRVVDANGQNFFTALGAAPLQMPWGEVVPSLAAGTIEGVTTSSSSGVDGSFWEFMKNMSTFNWQASSNIVTVNLDAWNELTEEQQAAIEMASTKLEAEFWLASSAEDQKKIAVLKEHGMDVTAPSAELKAELIKRAKPLWDEFKARVPEAAPYIDAYLAVRN; encoded by the coding sequence ATGAAATCAGCATTCCGTGCACTTCTGGCAGCTGGCGCTCTCGTTGCTGCCGTACAGGCTCACGCAGAAACCAACTGGGACATGTCTGTCGTTTGGCCGCAGGGCAACTTCCACACCCAGGACGCAATCAAGTTTGCGGAGACGGTCAAAGACGTTACCGGTGGCGAAGTTGTCATCACTGTTCATGCTGGCGGCTCTCTGGGCATCAAAGGCCCTGAAGGCATGGCAGCCGTTCGTGATGGCCTTGTTCCCATCGCGGATATCCTGATGAGCCAGCAGGTTGGTGAAGCACCTATCCTTGGTGTCGAAACTCTGCCGTACCTCGCTCCGACCATGGCGGACCTCGCCCTGCTGCATAAATATTTCCGCCCGAAGATCGAAGAAGTTGCAGCTTCCATGAACCAGAAACTTCTCTACATGGTTCCATGGCCCGGACAGGCTGTCTACACCAAGAACCCGGTCAAGACGATCGGCGATCTAGCAGGCGTAAAATTGCGCGTAGTTGACGCAAACGGCCAGAATTTCTTCACCGCACTCGGCGCAGCTCCCCTTCAGATGCCTTGGGGTGAAGTTGTTCCTTCCCTCGCAGCAGGCACCATTGAAGGCGTGACCACATCCTCTTCTTCGGGCGTTGACGGCTCCTTCTGGGAGTTCATGAAAAACATGAGCACCTTCAACTGGCAGGCATCCAGCAACATCGTCACGGTGAACCTCGACGCATGGAACGAACTGACTGAAGAACAGCAGGCAGCAATCGAAATGGCATCGACCAAGCTTGAGGCTGAATTCTGGCTGGCAAGCAGCGCCGAAGATCAGAAGAAAATTGCAGTTCTCAAGGAACATGGCATGGATGTCACAGCCCCATCAGCCGAGCTGAAAGCAGAACTGATCAAGCGCGCCAAACCGCTCTGGGATGAGTTCAAGGCTCGCGTTCCTGAGGCGGCTCCTTACATCGACGCCTATCTGGCAGTTCGCAACTAA
- a CDS encoding TRAP transporter small permease, producing the protein MPESEVRKFSAITDPIDQISRIACIVGGVCLVAIFALIASEIVARNLLGTSLPFSWDFAAYMMGGCVFLSAGATLKAGGHVRVTAIHDYLPQKGKQILDAAACLVGLAICLAILFAVSDMAMLSFHRGSTSSSVVRTPLWIPQAVMVIGAIVLSLQMFAQLVRTVSGETLHNDANIEDQL; encoded by the coding sequence ATGCCAGAGTCCGAAGTTCGGAAGTTTTCGGCAATCACCGACCCAATCGATCAAATCAGCAGGATTGCCTGCATTGTCGGTGGCGTTTGCCTGGTTGCCATTTTTGCACTCATCGCCTCAGAAATCGTTGCACGTAACCTTCTGGGTACCAGCCTTCCCTTCAGTTGGGATTTTGCGGCTTACATGATGGGGGGCTGCGTCTTTCTTTCCGCTGGCGCGACCCTCAAAGCCGGTGGCCATGTGCGCGTCACCGCAATCCACGATTATCTGCCACAAAAGGGAAAGCAAATTCTAGACGCTGCGGCCTGTTTGGTTGGTCTGGCGATTTGCCTTGCCATCCTTTTCGCCGTCAGCGACATGGCGATGCTGTCCTTCCATCGTGGTTCGACATCCTCTTCGGTTGTCAGAACCCCTTTGTGGATTCCTCAAGCCGTCATGGTTATTGGCGCCATTGTCCTGTCGCTCCAGATGTTTGCGCAGCTGGTCCGCACAGTCTCGGGGGAAACGCTCCACAATGACGCAAATATCGAGGACCAGTTGTAA
- a CDS encoding TRAP transporter large permease subunit encodes MGKLTLSLIGLLALILGAGVWVGLGLVGTGIVTMSIFKSSFPITKLLAQQIWNSAVSMEMLALPLFILMAEILFRTRLSEALFSGLAPWTRRLPGRMSHITVLACTLFAAVSGSSAATTATVGRITATELLGRGYDRKMVIGSLAGAGTLGFLIPPSVIMIIYGVLAEESILKLFMAGIVPGISLAATYMAYLAIRSTINPSMVGEATPSTSWSEKLEALMGLGPVLLLILSVIGSMYGGIASPTEAAGVGVAGSIVIGLLQRSINLKNLAEAVFHAAQTVSMIGLIIVGAMFLSVSLGYLGLPSFIAGFIQSLQLSPLVLILVLLVFYAILGCIMEGMSAIVMTLPITLPLVLAAGYDKVWYGVFLVLVVEMAQITPPVGFNLIVIQRLTGDKIGTIARAAMPFFLIMAAFVLMIAVFPGIVTWLPDSLAARN; translated from the coding sequence ATGGGTAAACTAACTCTCTCTCTCATCGGCCTTCTGGCCCTGATACTCGGGGCTGGCGTCTGGGTCGGGCTGGGGCTTGTCGGCACTGGCATCGTGACGATGTCGATTTTCAAATCAAGCTTCCCGATCACGAAATTGCTTGCCCAGCAAATCTGGAACTCCGCTGTCAGCATGGAAATGCTGGCTCTGCCGCTGTTCATCCTGATGGCCGAAATCCTGTTCCGGACGCGCCTGTCCGAGGCTCTCTTCAGCGGCTTGGCGCCCTGGACCCGCCGTCTGCCGGGGAGAATGAGCCACATCACCGTTCTTGCCTGCACCCTGTTTGCCGCCGTTTCCGGTTCTTCTGCCGCAACAACTGCAACGGTTGGCCGCATTACGGCAACAGAGCTGCTCGGACGGGGGTATGACCGCAAGATGGTGATCGGTAGCCTTGCCGGTGCCGGTACGCTCGGCTTTCTCATTCCGCCGTCCGTGATCATGATCATCTATGGCGTTCTGGCCGAAGAATCAATCCTGAAGCTGTTCATGGCGGGCATTGTCCCGGGCATCAGCCTTGCGGCGACCTACATGGCCTATCTGGCCATTCGCTCCACGATCAATCCCTCCATGGTTGGCGAAGCGACCCCTTCCACAAGCTGGAGCGAAAAGCTTGAAGCGCTGATGGGGTTGGGGCCAGTCCTGCTGCTCATCCTCTCGGTGATCGGTTCGATGTATGGCGGCATCGCCTCCCCAACCGAGGCAGCCGGTGTCGGGGTTGCCGGGTCAATCGTGATCGGCCTTCTGCAACGGTCCATCAATCTGAAGAACCTTGCAGAAGCCGTCTTCCACGCAGCTCAGACCGTTTCGATGATTGGCCTGATCATTGTCGGAGCCATGTTCCTTTCGGTCTCATTGGGCTATCTGGGGTTGCCATCCTTCATTGCAGGTTTCATCCAGTCGCTCCAGCTTTCGCCGTTGGTACTGATCCTTGTTCTGCTGGTGTTCTATGCGATCCTTGGTTGCATCATGGAAGGGATGTCTGCTATCGTCATGACGCTTCCCATCACTTTGCCTCTGGTGCTCGCTGCCGGATATGACAAGGTCTGGTATGGTGTCTTCCTGGTATTGGTTGTCGAGATGGCTCAGATCACTCCGCCGGTTGGCTTCAATCTTATTGTCATTCAGCGTCTGACTGGCGACAAGATCGGAACGATCGCACGGGCGGCGATGCCATTTTTCCTGATTATGGCTGCCTTCGTGCTGATGATTGCAGTCTTTCCGGGCATCGTGACCTGGTTGCCTGACAGTCTTGCAGCTCGCAACTGA
- a CDS encoding GntR family transcriptional regulator, whose product MSEPLAKRAYTQIIEMIFSGELKVGDALQEAKLGERLDMSRTPVREAIDRIKVEGLAVKSGRFLRVRLLTAAEVEEIFLLRRELEVYSARMALKLPKEQIESMRTRIESLLQTGPSIADEHWQVDEAFHGMLTASTHNQTLISTVNDLRLRTCIFDHTRVRGRFHKGNQEHLRILDALAEGREDKVMELMAQHIDNAKGAILERLAGFEVSGSLS is encoded by the coding sequence ATGTCCGAACCGCTCGCAAAACGTGCTTACACGCAAATCATCGAGATGATCTTCTCTGGCGAGTTGAAGGTCGGTGATGCCCTGCAGGAAGCGAAACTTGGCGAGCGTCTGGACATGTCGCGCACTCCGGTGCGTGAGGCAATCGATCGCATCAAGGTCGAGGGACTTGCAGTCAAAAGCGGCCGATTTCTTCGTGTACGCCTTCTGACAGCCGCAGAAGTTGAAGAGATTTTCCTTTTGAGACGCGAGTTGGAGGTCTATTCGGCTCGTATGGCCCTCAAACTACCCAAAGAGCAGATTGAGTCCATGCGGACACGGATCGAAAGCCTGCTGCAGACCGGGCCGTCCATCGCAGACGAGCATTGGCAGGTGGATGAAGCCTTTCATGGCATGTTGACGGCCTCCACCCACAATCAGACCCTGATCTCGACGGTCAACGACTTGCGTTTGCGCACCTGCATTTTCGACCACACCCGCGTCCGCGGCCGCTTCCATAAGGGCAATCAGGAGCATCTGCGCATTCTTGATGCGCTTGCAGAGGGCCGAGAGGATAAGGTCATGGAGTTGATGGCCCAGCACATCGACAACGCAAAGGGGGCCATTCTGGAGCGTTTGGCAGGATTTGAGGTTTCTGGTTCCCTTTCCTGA
- a CDS encoding GntR family transcriptional regulator, with protein MIEKETLAQQAYNAIKQKILSQHYQPEAVLTERGLAAEFGISRTPLRSAISRIEKEGVVYRLDNGALLVRRVSVEQLLEIVQVRRILEGAAAARAATKGMTKALEASRETMRDCLREDNNMAFDDFWHLDDAFHNAVIDAAGLPILGGLVREFRVTARRCTITRVHDQFSAQAKDHLGVIDAIAEGNPDKARAAMEHHFDNVRIRFLDWLAQV; from the coding sequence ATGATTGAAAAAGAAACACTTGCGCAGCAGGCCTATAATGCGATCAAGCAGAAAATCCTGTCGCAGCACTATCAGCCCGAAGCCGTATTGACCGAGCGGGGGCTTGCTGCCGAGTTTGGCATTTCAAGAACACCCCTCCGGTCTGCCATTTCACGCATCGAGAAAGAAGGCGTTGTCTACCGACTGGACAATGGCGCCCTGCTCGTGCGCCGTGTCTCGGTGGAACAGCTTCTTGAAATCGTGCAGGTACGCCGGATTCTCGAAGGGGCTGCGGCCGCCCGTGCGGCGACAAAGGGCATGACGAAGGCACTTGAGGCTTCCCGCGAGACGATGCGGGACTGTCTCCGGGAAGATAACAACATGGCCTTCGATGACTTCTGGCATCTGGATGATGCGTTTCACAACGCGGTTATCGACGCCGCAGGTTTGCCTATCCTCGGCGGGCTCGTGCGTGAGTTCAGGGTGACTGCACGACGTTGTACGATCACGCGCGTCCACGATCAGTTTTCTGCTCAGGCAAAGGATCATCTGGGCGTGATCGACGCCATAGCGGAAGGCAATCCGGACAAGGCCCGTGCAGCCATGGAACATCACTTCGATAATGTCCGGATCCGGTTTCTGGACTGGCTGGCTCAGGTCTAA
- a CDS encoding Xaa-Pro peptidase family protein, producing MQGREAAFPAKEFAERQTRAQAAVAAAGHDVLLVTGPENIYWLTGRQTAGYFAFQLLILPAEGAPTLLVRQLEFTGTVANCWLEDIVAYQDGEDPAAALNAILSSRNYDRVAMELDGWFVSPKMVRQIEGSLKTGELRDGSGIVAPLRMIKSPAELEAIRHAARYAAAGLAAGIDACDTGVDENAIAAAMLANAVRLGSETMAMEPLVSSGPRSGLPHMTWRRRVLEQGDPVFLELAGSHLRYHSALMRTVWIGKPCDEAQRMMECALLALERALEVLRPGAHCSEPHLAAQKVIDGHGYTEAFRKRIGYSMGVAFAPDWGEGGILSLFTGIDQEIKPGMVFHLPATLRSYGNWTVGASETVVVTNTGIDILSDLPRQICVK from the coding sequence ATGCAGGGGCGCGAAGCAGCCTTTCCAGCCAAAGAATTTGCAGAACGGCAGACGCGTGCACAGGCCGCTGTTGCTGCCGCTGGCCATGATGTTCTCCTCGTGACAGGACCGGAAAACATCTACTGGTTGACCGGACGCCAGACCGCCGGCTACTTCGCTTTCCAGCTCCTCATTCTGCCCGCAGAAGGAGCACCTACGCTGCTCGTGCGCCAGCTGGAGTTTACCGGGACCGTCGCCAACTGCTGGCTTGAAGACATCGTCGCCTATCAGGATGGAGAAGACCCAGCCGCCGCCCTCAATGCCATCCTTTCCAGCCGCAACTATGACCGGGTTGCCATGGAGCTTGATGGCTGGTTCGTCTCTCCCAAAATGGTCCGGCAGATTGAAGGATCTCTGAAGACAGGAGAGCTCCGTGATGGATCGGGGATCGTTGCGCCGCTTCGCATGATCAAGTCTCCTGCCGAGCTTGAAGCCATTCGTCATGCAGCGCGTTACGCTGCAGCGGGTCTCGCAGCAGGCATTGACGCCTGTGACACTGGAGTTGATGAAAATGCGATTGCCGCGGCAATGCTGGCCAATGCTGTTCGTCTGGGGTCGGAGACCATGGCTATGGAACCGCTGGTTTCCTCCGGTCCGCGCAGCGGCTTGCCCCACATGACCTGGCGCAGGCGCGTGCTGGAACAGGGTGACCCCGTTTTCCTTGAGTTGGCGGGCAGTCATCTGCGCTATCACTCGGCCTTGATGCGAACGGTCTGGATCGGCAAACCTTGCGATGAGGCGCAGCGCATGATGGAGTGCGCACTGCTGGCTCTCGAGCGTGCCCTTGAGGTCTTGCGTCCCGGGGCTCACTGTTCCGAACCACACCTTGCCGCCCAGAAGGTGATTGATGGTCACGGCTACACCGAAGCCTTCCGCAAGCGGATCGGCTATTCCATGGGCGTTGCCTTTGCGCCTGATTGGGGCGAGGGGGGTATTTTGAGCCTTTTCACCGGCATCGATCAGGAAATCAAGCCCGGAATGGTGTTCCACTTGCCCGCCACACTGCGGTCCTACGGCAACTGGACCGTTGGCGCTTCGGAAACCGTGGTTGTCACGAATACCGGGATTGATATCCTGTCAGACCTGCCGCGCCAGATTTGTGTGAAATAG
- a CDS encoding Zn-dependent hydrolase, translating into MNDVIRETVNRLLNRINAISDPGPGFTRPSYSELESKAHDIVIEEAESLGMTVTRDAGLNLFARLPGIDREATPLYIGSHLDTVPMGGAYDGQAGVAGALALVAAFVKSGQKPKTDIVVTVTRAEESVWFPVSFIGSRGLLGRLDPKDLEATRSDTGRTLADHMRELGGDPSSVLKGAGLEPAQFIEFHIEQGPVLDDANEPFGIVNAIRGGLRYREAVIEGEWAHSGGAPRNTRSDVVFALADLIVKMDEHWGNLLEEGADLSVTVGRIDAATPEHAFAKVPGRLEFCIDLRSDDVAVLDRADALLKDEIAAIEKKRGVTFKLGTQSRSMPTALSQSLGDKVEEAAKAQGLAPRRMRSGGGHDAAAFALAGWDSLMVFIRNWNGSHNPDEAMDPEDLVTAVSVVHKAWS; encoded by the coding sequence ATGAACGACGTCATTCGAGAAACTGTCAACCGCCTGCTAAACCGGATAAACGCCATTTCCGATCCCGGCCCCGGCTTTACGCGTCCTTCCTACAGCGAGCTGGAGAGCAAGGCCCACGACATCGTCATTGAAGAAGCCGAATCCCTTGGCATGACAGTCACCCGTGATGCCGGTCTCAATCTGTTCGCCAGACTGCCGGGTATCGACCGGGAGGCAACACCGCTCTATATCGGCTCGCATCTTGATACGGTCCCCATGGGCGGTGCCTATGACGGACAGGCGGGCGTTGCCGGCGCCTTGGCGCTGGTTGCAGCATTCGTCAAGAGCGGCCAGAAGCCCAAAACCGACATTGTCGTTACGGTCACGCGGGCAGAGGAAAGCGTCTGGTTCCCGGTTTCCTTCATCGGGTCTCGCGGCCTTCTTGGCCGTCTGGATCCGAAAGATCTGGAGGCCACACGGTCCGACACCGGCCGCACACTGGCTGACCACATGCGCGAGTTGGGGGGAGACCCGAGTTCTGTATTGAAGGGAGCCGGGCTGGAACCGGCTCAGTTCATCGAATTTCACATCGAGCAGGGCCCTGTTCTGGACGATGCAAATGAACCCTTTGGTATCGTCAATGCGATCCGTGGCGGATTGCGTTACCGCGAAGCCGTGATCGAGGGGGAGTGGGCCCATTCCGGCGGCGCGCCGCGCAACACCCGGTCTGACGTTGTCTTTGCTCTGGCTGATCTCATCGTCAAGATGGATGAGCATTGGGGCAATCTTCTGGAAGAGGGCGCAGACCTTTCTGTTACTGTCGGGCGCATTGATGCCGCCACCCCGGAACATGCCTTTGCCAAGGTGCCCGGACGCTTGGAATTCTGCATCGACTTGCGTAGCGATGACGTGGCGGTTCTGGACCGCGCTGATGCTTTGCTCAAGGACGAAATCGCAGCCATTGAAAAGAAGCGCGGGGTTACCTTCAAATTGGGGACGCAATCGCGCAGCATGCCAACCGCCCTGTCACAGAGCCTTGGCGACAAAGTCGAGGAAGCAGCCAAGGCGCAAGGACTGGCTCCACGCCGCATGCGCTCCGGCGGCGGACATGACGCAGCCGCCTTTGCCTTGGCCGGTTGGGACTCGCTGATGGTGTTCATCCGCAACTGGAATGGCAGCCACAATCCCGATGAAGCCATGGATCCGGAAGATCTGGTGACCGCTGTGAGCGTCGTTCACAAGGCGTGGAGCTAG
- a CDS encoding hydroxyacid dehydrogenase, translating to MLREAGIEPVVCPSPDMQTVAGMIPGCDAVITRDAGFSAKACAASDKLRVIVVHGAGHDAVDKEAATARGILVCNTPGQNARSVSELAVGLILAAMRHIPEADRSERAGEKGFRERETYTELTGKTALIVGWGSIGRGLGHMLKSAFNVHVLVYSPRAPEVDGFERVNSLEDGLKRADVISLHTPMRPETRHMIRRETLDITKPGAVLINTARAGLVNEEDLAEAILSGQIAAAALDVYSHDAPTGPLAETGHVIFTPHLGGATTEAMKRVAVGAVGHLLKALSGERPETALNDPGREAQ from the coding sequence ATGCTTCGTGAAGCAGGCATAGAGCCTGTTGTCTGCCCGTCGCCAGATATGCAGACAGTGGCCGGAATGATACCCGGCTGTGATGCCGTCATCACCCGCGACGCGGGCTTCTCCGCAAAAGCCTGTGCGGCAAGCGACAAACTCAGGGTCATCGTTGTTCACGGAGCCGGGCATGATGCCGTGGACAAGGAAGCGGCAACCGCTCGCGGCATCCTTGTCTGCAACACACCGGGCCAGAATGCCCGTTCGGTCTCAGAACTTGCCGTAGGCCTCATCCTAGCCGCCATGCGCCATATTCCCGAAGCCGATCGCAGCGAACGAGCCGGGGAAAAGGGGTTCCGTGAGCGTGAAACCTACACTGAACTGACAGGCAAGACCGCCCTGATCGTCGGCTGGGGATCCATCGGGCGCGGGCTCGGCCACATGTTGAAATCAGCCTTCAATGTGCATGTTCTTGTCTATTCGCCTCGCGCACCCGAGGTCGATGGATTCGAGCGTGTCAACAGTCTTGAGGATGGCCTCAAAAGAGCCGACGTGATTTCCCTGCACACGCCCATGCGCCCGGAAACCCGCCATATGATCCGGCGTGAAACGCTGGATATCACCAAGCCCGGTGCGGTCTTGATCAACACCGCCCGTGCGGGCTTGGTCAACGAGGAGGATCTGGCAGAAGCCATTCTGTCAGGTCAGATTGCCGCCGCTGCGCTTGATGTCTATTCGCATGATGCCCCGACTGGCCCGCTGGCCGAAACTGGCCATGTCATCTTTACTCCTCACCTTGGTGGGGCAACCACAGAGGCCATGAAGCGGGTGGCCGTGGGCGCTGTTGGGCATCTTTTGAAGGCCCTGTCCGGTGAACGACCGGAAACCGCCCTCAACGACCCCGGAAGAGAAGCGCAATGA
- a CDS encoding biotin-dependent carboxyltransferase family protein, with translation MTILQIKNAGPMMTVQDLGRKGMLHAGVSRCGPMDAPSMRLANALVGNSDECSTIEFAMFGGTLAVSEPARIAVTGGEIDVKINAVSVAPWESHWLNPGDLLSIGSIKGAVWGYLAISGGINVPKTLGSRSTHIRTALGGLDGRCLRKDDILEIGEAAPAPLMTVTQKRSFHGDVIRVVPGPQADYFDADNWQIFLGNPYHVSAKRDRMAQALEGPEINAAGGHDIVSDGTVFGSIQVPGSGLPLVLMAERQTTGGYPKIATIATVDLPKLAQTPTGAPVRFVRITAELAEELLIADRQTIRNQLADIVPKTDQA, from the coding sequence ATGACCATTCTGCAAATCAAGAATGCCGGCCCAATGATGACGGTGCAGGATCTCGGTCGCAAAGGCATGCTCCATGCCGGTGTATCGCGCTGTGGCCCAATGGATGCGCCATCCATGCGCCTCGCCAATGCGCTGGTTGGCAATTCCGATGAGTGCAGCACCATCGAATTTGCCATGTTTGGCGGAACGCTCGCCGTCTCCGAACCGGCGCGCATTGCTGTTACCGGCGGAGAGATCGACGTCAAGATCAATGCTGTTTCCGTCGCCCCCTGGGAAAGCCATTGGCTGAACCCCGGCGACCTGTTGTCGATTGGCAGCATCAAGGGAGCCGTCTGGGGCTATCTCGCCATCTCCGGCGGGATCAATGTGCCCAAGACACTCGGGTCCCGTTCAACCCACATCCGCACAGCGCTCGGCGGGCTGGATGGGCGATGCCTGAGGAAAGATGATATCCTTGAGATCGGTGAAGCAGCCCCAGCGCCGCTGATGACCGTAACGCAGAAACGTTCGTTCCATGGCGATGTCATCCGTGTCGTGCCCGGCCCGCAGGCGGACTATTTCGATGCGGATAACTGGCAGATATTTCTGGGCAACCCTTATCATGTTTCCGCCAAGCGAGACCGTATGGCCCAGGCGCTGGAAGGGCCTGAGATCAATGCGGCCGGTGGGCACGACATCGTCTCTGACGGCACCGTTTTCGGCTCCATTCAGGTGCCGGGGTCCGGTCTGCCGCTGGTGCTGATGGCCGAACGGCAAACCACTGGCGGTTATCCCAAAATCGCAACGATTGCCACGGTTGACCTGCCGAAATTGGCGCAAACACCAACCGGCGCCCCGGTCCGCTTCGTCCGTATCACCGCAGAGCTGGCCGAAGAGCTATTGATAGCTGACCGGCAGACCATCAGGAACCAATTGGCCGACATCGTGCCCAAAACAGATCAGGCCTGA
- the pxpB gene encoding 5-oxoprolinase subunit PxpB — MKFLKGLRKGSAFQEQQGQPPARFLHCGDSAIAVELASEIDETANQRVIALADSLDKRPIDGIEEVVPTYRSLLVLYDPCIIRGQKLIEALQSRLHSLVVSVKLQRTFSIPVLYGHEAGLDLDEMAKMKGITPEEVIAIHSSADYRVYMIGFAPGFAYLGGVPEILHTPRRKVPRQHIVAGSIGIGGKQGNINSLAGPSGWLFLGRTPLKLFDPNRAEPFMLRAGDVVKFRPVEREEALELDAAVARGDVSVEANIL, encoded by the coding sequence TTGAAATTCCTAAAAGGACTGCGCAAAGGCTCCGCCTTCCAAGAGCAACAAGGACAACCACCAGCACGCTTCCTGCATTGCGGCGACAGCGCGATTGCTGTTGAACTGGCCAGTGAAATTGATGAAACAGCCAACCAGCGCGTGATCGCACTGGCTGATAGTCTTGATAAACGGCCGATTGACGGAATCGAAGAGGTGGTCCCGACCTATCGTTCTCTTTTAGTGCTGTATGATCCATGCATCATTCGCGGACAGAAGCTGATCGAAGCGTTGCAAAGCCGCCTACATTCGCTTGTCGTTTCCGTCAAGTTGCAGCGTACATTCTCCATTCCGGTGCTTTATGGCCATGAAGCGGGGCTGGATCTGGATGAAATGGCAAAAATGAAGGGAATCACGCCGGAAGAGGTGATTGCCATTCATTCGTCTGCTGACTATCGCGTTTACATGATCGGCTTTGCACCCGGCTTTGCCTATCTGGGCGGCGTGCCGGAAATCTTGCACACGCCGAGGCGCAAAGTTCCCCGGCAACATATCGTGGCCGGATCGATTGGCATCGGCGGCAAGCAGGGAAACATCAACTCCCTTGCTGGCCCGAGCGGTTGGTTATTCCTTGGCCGTACCCCATTGAAACTGTTCGATCCAAATCGCGCCGAACCCTTCATGCTTCGGGCAGGGGACGTGGTAAAATTCCGTCCCGTCGAGCGCGAAGAAGCATTGGAACTGGATGCCGCTGTTGCGCGGGGAGACGTCAGCGTGGAGGCCAATATCCTATGA
- a CDS encoding 5-oxoprolinase subunit PxpA — MTTIDLNCDLGESFGAYTIGDDAAMFELINTANIACGFHAGDPVVIRGTILAAKAKGVSIGAHPSFMDLYGFGRRRIYGERPEDLEAQLIYQIAAVQGMSEALGWPITHVKTHGSLGNIAAEDAGLAKVCASAIKAVDPSLTFVTLPYSETMKAAEVAGLDVACEVFADRSYNDNGLLTSRQKEGAVIHDLRQSTDQVLSMVKDGFIPTVGGKKLAVEAATVCIHGDTPGAVAVARALRASLADEGISFAPFKSPKP; from the coding sequence ATGACAACAATCGATCTCAACTGCGATTTGGGAGAAAGCTTCGGAGCCTATACGATCGGCGACGATGCTGCGATGTTCGAGCTGATCAACACGGCAAATATCGCCTGCGGGTTTCATGCTGGCGATCCTGTCGTCATCCGTGGCACCATTCTGGCGGCGAAGGCAAAGGGCGTTTCAATCGGTGCCCACCCGTCCTTTATGGATCTCTATGGCTTTGGTCGTCGCCGGATCTATGGCGAACGCCCCGAAGATCTGGAAGCGCAACTGATTTACCAGATTGCCGCCGTTCAGGGCATGTCGGAAGCTCTGGGCTGGCCGATCACCCACGTAAAGACCCACGGCTCGCTGGGCAACATTGCGGCGGAAGACGCCGGGCTCGCCAAGGTTTGTGCCTCGGCCATCAAGGCGGTGGACCCGTCCCTTACCTTCGTGACACTGCCCTATTCGGAAACCATGAAGGCTGCCGAGGTTGCTGGTCTTGATGTCGCCTGTGAGGTCTTTGCAGACAGAAGCTATAACGACAATGGCTTGCTGACATCGCGCCAGAAGGAAGGAGCCGTCATTCATGATCTCAGGCAGAGCACTGATCAGGTTCTCAGCATGGTCAAGGATGGCTTCATTCCCACCGTCGGCGGAAAGAAGCTGGCGGTAGAGGCTGCCACGGTTTGCATTCATGGTGACACCCCGGGGGCCGTTGCTGTCGCCCGCGCCTTGCGCGCATCGCTGGCCGATGAAGGCATCAGCTTTGCTCCGTTCAAATCCCCCAAGCCCTGA